The Hordeum vulgare subsp. vulgare chromosome 4H, MorexV3_pseudomolecules_assembly, whole genome shotgun sequence genomic interval GGCATTACTAGCAAAGCTAGTTCTGACTGAGCATGACACAAGTTTGACAGCAATCTAGCTAGGCATAAACAGCCATGGCGCCATGTAAAGTCAGCTAGGTTAAATACTGCAAGAATGCGAGTCCCATGATCAGTCTGAACCTGTGAGGAAAGTGCACTATCTAGAATAACAGATAATTATTGCTCAAGAGAATAAGCATACTTTGTTATATTAGCATGAAAGAAGTCTCTAGTAAAGAAAGAAAAGGTTAATGGTTTTATGAATGTTTATTTCTTCTcagttcttttttctttttcactaaGTTTTGACATGGTCTACCGTCCTATAGAATTTTAAGTGAGTAAATCACGCTGCATAAAAAGCTCAATGCAAATTTGGTGACTTGGCAATTGTTCAATATGGCCTTACAAAACATGATACAAGAGGGTAGCAGCTCAGAAGTCGTTACAAATCTTATGCTTGGAATATTGCTGCTTTCATGCATGTCTCTTTAATTGAAAATTGCAGGCTTCGATTATTTTTAACTTTAGACCCCTCAGGTACAATTGGACTAAATTAGGAACATTATTTCAGCACAAGTAACTTCACACGGTCTGCATTTGATGGCATTTGCTTACACTTTAGCATCAAAGTACAAATGTTTGTGCTTTCGTTGCAAGTAAGCTCAATACACATTTTATTTTTTTCGGGAAAACGCAAAGATTTGCGTTCCTTTTCATTGAAAAGGGAGAGGATTTGAACAGTACACGCCTTCGAGAAGGAGGCTACAGGGGCTCAAAAAAAGGACTACCCAAGACTAGTGAACATCCCAGGTTAGTGGCATGATCGCCCCAAGGCCAGTGGCCCCAGCCCGAACCCAAAGGGAGGCTTCCTCTCTGATCTTTGCCGAAAGCATGGCAGTGGAGGGCTGCTCGCCGTCAAACACACAGGAGTTGCGATGCTTCCAAAGCATCCATGCCGTGAGGAGGGTTGCCGTGGCGAGGCCCTTGCGCATAGCTTTAGGCGTGTCTAGCTTGATTTGCATCCACCAGTCATTCAGGGAGGCCTCTTGGTCTGGCGTCCGGCATGTCAAACGTAGCCAGGAGAGCTAAAACTAATACACATTTTATGAATAAATGTTTCATATCTACTTGAATGGGAAGCACTAACCTTCTAGTTCCAATGGTTCACCAAAGCTAAAACTAAAATTTGAATTTGGAACGTGTCCAAACAAAATACTGTACTGATCTGCATGTAAAATTGGATTGACAAATGGTTGTAACCACAAGCATCCCATAAAGTACATCAGGTTTGAAGTTCAAAATCTGGACAGATTCATGACACACCCCATACTTAGTCCATACTTTGCTATGTCACCTATTTCTATTTGTTACTTAGTTTTATCTAATTGATGCCTATGACTTAATAAACCATTTTAAATTTCTACATTTGTGGCATTTTGACACATGGATTTTTCACTGTCTATGCATTCTATTAAGGCTCATAACTTTTTCAAAAGTTAGTGGTGGTGCTAACATATGGTTTGCTAGGTATAGCCATCTCATTTGGCGCACCACATTATTTACACACGTATAGTTCCATTCCAGTTGCCATTCCGGTTCGGTGTTTGGAACGGAACGTTTTGGTACTGGAGCATTCCAGTATTCCGTTctggtttcaaaatttgtatgTATATACTTTTATATATGCATACATGAGGCACACATACCGTAAAAAACAATGGAAAAAATATGGGCGAAGGGATAAATGGTTGTTTGGTGCCTTGCCCTTTGCATCAAACTAGTGTGCATACCGTCCCCTTGCAAGGGCAACAGGTCTATAGGCCCAATATTTGCAAAGGATGACAGGCCCAATATTCCCTGCCCTTTTCTGGCTATTATTACAACGTGGAACCTCCCAGGCGATAGTACCACATTGCTACGCGAAGAAGAGTCAGTGAAGCCTTATGCCTTAATAAAGAAACATCAGCAGAGCTGTCTGTATGGACCGGTACCAGTACAGCCGGCCGGAATGGCTAGAATTTTGTCTGGTATGGGGATGTAGGATTCTGCATACCGTTTTGGTCATGAATTCCGGCGATTTCAGCTGGGACTGAATGGAACTAATAAGTTTGATTATTAGGCCATGTGGTTTGCATTCCAACTAATCATGTAATGTTAGCTGAAATAAAGAATCATGTGATTATTCAGAATAAGCTTATTTTGTTGATCATCTGGGACTGAATGGAACTAATAAGTTTGATTATTAGGCCATGTGGTTTGCATTCCAACTAATCATGTAATGTTAGATGAAACAAAGAATCATGTGATTATTCAGAATAAGCTTGTTTTGTTGATCATAACTGCATTTGGATTAATCACTAAAATGGAGTAGTTCCATTGTAACAGTGCATCCCTTATCTCCTAGAATGAACATTGAACAGTATCAGATTAAACCAAATTTATAATGATATCTGAACTTAGCTCATGGTAGGATGAAGGAAAGAAAAGTTGAATTGAAAGAAGTGCAGTTTCATTTAACGAGCCTGGGGATATGCAATTTGCAACCCTGGCTGATTTCAAACAGCAACACTAGCATACAGAGAGTAGTATCTGCAAAATTTCAATAGCTGCTAAGTTCCAACTAGCATACAGAGAGTAGTATCTGCAAAATTTAAATCCTAGCAACTATGGGCCTGTTCTGAAACTCTCCCAACTCCACCGAATCCACAACTTTAGCCTCTTGAGCGAGCTTTTCGCTTCACCCAGCGATGGAAAACCGTGTGGGAGCGATGATGGCTTCTCCCAGTGTTGCAGCCCAGCTGGGAGGCAAGAGGCCCGTTGGGCGCCCCTCCCTTTGGGTTGGCTGGAGGCAGCCCAGGAGAGGGAAAACGATTCGATCGAGAGGGAAGTCTTGGTCCTGTGCGCGAGTGTGGGTGTTCGAGGAAGGGCTCAGCGCGATACGTTTTCCTTGGCGGTGGCAAAATCTTTTAAATAGAGGGAACTCCAGATTCTGTTAAATGCGGAGCTTGGTTTTCGTTGCTTCTCAAAAAATGCACTACGGCCCAAAACAGCTTTGTGGATTTAGCTTTGAGGAGCTAATCCGCTCGGCTGcattttgactttggagtttgtGAAGCTGAGAGGTGGATAGTTTCGGAACAGGCACTAAGTTGATGCAGATGCGCTCTATGTATCTGCAAAATTTGAATCGAGCTACTAAGTTCAAACTAGCCTAAAGGCAGTAGTATTTTTAATGAAATTTGCTCTAGATATTTGCAGTTCTGAAATACTACCTCGGTTCCAGAATATAAGGTGTACCGATATTCGTGCAAGTCAAATTTGTGTATGTTTGACCAAGATTATAGAATAAATATTGACATTTACAATACCAACCAACaaccaacaaccaagcctttcagtcccaaacatgttgggttaggctagagttgaaacccataagatctcgaagccaagtcatggctctggaacgtggatagctaactttcacacacccctgtccatggctaagtctttgtcgatattccaaaccttcaggtctctcttaacggactcctcccatgttaagtttggtctaccacgacccctcttaacattctcagcacgctttatccgtccgctatgcaccggcgcttccggtggcctccgttgaatatgtccaaaccatctgagacgatgctggaccaacttctcttcaatcggtgctaccccaagtctctctcgtatatcgtcattccgtacccgatccttccttgtgtggccacatatccatctcaacatgcgcatctctgctacacctaactgttggatatgtcgtgaTGTATCTAatgaaaatacttttcgtgaTGTATCTAATGATGCAAATCTGGTATtgtagatattgatatttttCCTTAAAACTTGGCCAAAAATGCACATGTTTGACTTTTGAAAAACTAACacaccttatattttggaacagaggaACGGAGAAGCTAATCTCATTTGGTTATTAAAAAtgctccatgtgcctatcctgttTATGCTCTAGTTAAAGACCAGCCTACTTGCTTATTCCCATTTGATTCAGTTTTACTTAATTCCTGTGTTCTTTCTTCTTTCAGGCGGGACCTGCGGGTTGCTCTCCTCTATGCTCTGCTGTTTTGTTGTCTCATGGTTTCGTGCTATGCCGCGCTTTACCTGAAATGGTTTAAACTCTCATCCCTCTTTGTAATTCTCGGAATCCTTCTTCCAGTAAGTCTCAAAGTCTCTAGGCATAGAAGGCTTAAAAGGAAAAGGGAGCGAAGATTGCTGTTGCCCTTGTCCATGTGAATATCTTTCTGATACCCTGTAAAATTTTAGTGAAGTGGCTCAACTACAATGAGGAAAAATCCTGGGTTTACTCATTTTTCCGGCCCTCGAGTATGTTGTATGCATTACATATTTTCCATGCATGCACATACATACATATGCGTCACCGCTCATCTCAGCTTTTGCCTTCTTTTCAAACTCGTGTCAATTGCAAAGTAATGACGTCTTTAGAAACTTATGAAAGCGGATCTCTTCAGATCCTGGTGCATTTGGTTGTGGATGCAATCATGTGAAATATCTGGTCAATTGTCGCATCAGTCGGTCTGGTGTGCCAAGCGAGCCGCTTTAGCATTATTTAGCATGCCAAGTGCGAATATAATCGCCCATCTCAGGCTTCCAGCTTCTCTGTTGCAGTTCACCTAGATCAAATTTCTTTCCTGTGTTGCTATTGTCGGCAGATCGTCCACTGCACGGCGTTGCTATTTCAAATTCTCGATCCTTTGACGCACACTGTTTCAAGTAGTATATCCTGCTTGCCGCCTGGGTTTCTTGAGCCCGTTATGCCTGGTAAATGCATCACCAGGATAACTAGTCCTAGTCGGAGCAGAAATAGTGCGGTTCAGGCGCGCCGCTGCTGCTTATATTGTTTGTGACCTTGAGGCGCCTGGCATCTGGTCTTTTAGGTTCAAGTTTATCCTTGGTACGGCACAGAAGCAGTAACAATGTTATATATCTGGTGCACGTTTCGTGATCTGACAAAGGGATCTTGTGCGTTGTCGCAACACCATCGGTCATAGACAGGTCAGGCAAGGGCTTAGGGTTTAGGGGTGCAAGcggcccttttttttcttttttcttttcttgtaaAGCCTTTAAACCTCCATTCGGAAATAACTGACGTGGTTTTAGCTCAAGGGAGTAGCTCATAATTTGGCGTGGCCGCGTCGCCCAGCACTTAGCCGGCCCACGCGCGCTACTGCTCCGTTTGACGCCCATACTCTAGCTTGGGTCAGTGCTGTGGCCGCGCCTGTACTGTACGTGGTGCTCCAGATGTGTGCTGTGCCCGCTGCCAAGTTGTAGACAGTAGACACCATCGACCATGTTCCCAAATCTACTCAGCCCTCCATTATCGCCACATTCATTCCTGTGGTCATTTGCGCTTGATCACAAGTGGACGGGTTTGTCGTCTACCGCGGGAGGGAACCATCGTCCAGTATCTATCTCGCTCGGACCGCCGGGTTGGAGTTCATCATCACAGCTTCAGACCAGACGGCACCAAATATCCGTGCCACTCGAAATTTCAGCACATGCTTGCACAATTTGCCACCTTTGAGTGCTTCCGTATTTTGACTGCCCAGCTGCTTcatgtgcgtgcgtgcgtgcactCGGCCGTCGAGTAGCCTATCCCTATCTAtctatatctatctatctatcatcCGAGCATGTGTGTTCAAGTAGCTCGGCCGCTCGCGATTTCTGCGTTTAGTGGGCAAATGCATGTGTCCACTCACACGCACACACAGTGCTCCAAGGTGGGCCGATCGAAAAGCCATTCATAGCTTAGCTTATATATAGGGCCTTCCCTCCGTCTTTTACCAGAAAGGCCCGCACCTTGCAGGGCCACGTACGTCGTGGCGTTGCACGAGCGAGCGCCTCTCCTAGGATACCTACCATATCCAGCGACAACAATTTCACTATATCAGTGTGTCGTTGACCACTAACCAGACCTGGTTCGATTGGCATCATCTGCGCTACCTGCATGCATGCCGATCGAGTAGTACAAACCCTAGCTTTTTCTCGTCACTTGATAAAAATTCTACGTGTCTTTCGCTGTCGCGAGAGCCCCTGCATTTGCGTCTTCTTCAGGtagtcttttttttttctttggttgcgAGGTGAGCTTTACGCGGCAAAATAGGGGAAAGCAAGAGAGCATTTCATGTCTGTGTCCCCGCGAGTGCCCAACGGGGCGATAAGCCGCGACGTTGCGGCCAAGGGGGCGGTGACAAGTGGCCGTGACAAATGATGGCTAGCCCATTTAGGATCTGAGGCAGCAGCCCAATTCAACACACTTCAGCATGCACTACTCACCCTTTTCCATCTAACCTGGTCAGTTCTTGGGGACATCAATCTGATGCTAAGCTCATCAAGTGGCCCTTTGATCTTAACAGCCTCTTTGTCTCTCGAGCAGTCGACACATCCTTGTGCACTTGCGTTCgcgctttttagtttttttatatGGGTAAAAGTATATGctgtaaatatatatatatatatatagcgagAGAGTCTAATGTATGGAGGCCTTTCTTTCTTTTCGCCCCCGCATCATCTTTTTGTTCATGCACGTTCGTGAATCATGGTGTCGAGGGACATCAAAACATCTTTCCCGAGACTACTTGCTGTTCTACTTCCCTTTCCCTTTTTTAACCTGCTGATGATGGCTGGCACAGGGTCTGCCGACACGTCTTCTAGTGAAATGAGGTCAAATCAGCGCTCACTCGAAAAGTGTATTAGGTTCCATATGTACTACATGACATATGGTTAATTTGTTACTATCAGGCTTCAGGAAAGCTGCAGGCCAGCCAGAACAGGCTGAGCTAACTGCCCAACAGATAATTCTGTCATCAAATAGTAGTAGTAATCGCACAGTGCTCTTCGGTGGTTGccttgtttttttctttctttcgacgTGCCTGCCAATCAACAACAAGCCGACGATAAGCACTGTTGCAACTTGCAAGGGGCTTGGTGTGACTCATGAGTAGCGGAATGGGCTGGGGTCATGCAATGCAATATGCAAAGGCAaagcccatgcatgcatgcagcacGCATCCTCTTTTTCTACCAGTCAAAGGCTTTTTTTCCAGCCCTCCTACGCTTAGCACTGTGCGAGCTTTCTGGTGGCAATGGCATGGCCATGCCTGTTGTAGGAGCCCCGTAATCATGCTGCACGGGCCATTGCAAAAGGAGGAAAGATATCACCCCCAAAAGAAACGGCCAAAAGTGCGGCCACGAAAGAACTGTTGCATAGTTCGAGAAATGGAACTGACTAGACTAGAACATGCACGACAGGGTTACCGAAAGTTCTTCACAACGTATCTTCTGGGAAATTGT includes:
- the LOC123449232 gene encoding uncharacterized protein LOC123449232, whose amino-acid sequence is MITRAKLVEQLREHQIRSAQSYSAALAVFSPNPHIASRRDLRVALLYALLFCCLMVSCYAALYLKWFKLSSLFVILGILLPVSLKVSRHRRLKRKRERRLLLPLSM